One window of Populus nigra chromosome 5, ddPopNigr1.1, whole genome shotgun sequence genomic DNA carries:
- the LOC133694708 gene encoding proteasome subunit alpha type-1-A-like, whose amino-acid sequence MFRNQYDTDVTTWSPAGRLFQVEYAMEAVKQGSAAIGLRSKSHVVLACVNKANSELSSHQKKIFKVDDHIGVAIAGLTADGRVLSRYMRTECINYSFNYESPLPVGRLVVQLADKAQVCTQRSWKRPYGVGLLVGGTDESGAHLYYNCPSGNYFEYQAFAIGSRSQAAKTYLERRFENFSDSSRDDLIKDALIAVRETLQGETLKSSICTVAVLGVDEAFHILDQETVQKLIDAFEIVVETEAAAAEPDAAAEPDAAAEGGATGDEGAAAAADEGAAPMEI is encoded by the exons atgtttAGGAATCAATACGACACCGACGTTACCACATGGAGTCCAGCTGGTCGATTATTTCAGGTAGAGTACGCGATGGAGGCAGTGAAGCAAGGCTCGGCGGCGATTGGACTCCGATCCAAGTCTCACGTGGTTCTCGCATGCGTTAACAAAGCTAACTCTGAACTCTCTTCTCACCAGAAGAAGATTTTTAAAGTCGATGACCATATCGGTGTCGCCATCGCTGGACTCACCGCCGACGGCCGTGTTTTGTCTCGGTATATGCGAACTGAATGTATAAATTACAGTTTCAATTACGAGTCTCCGCTTCCTGTTGGTCGCCTTGTCGTTCAGCTCGCTGATAAGGCTCAG GTCTGTACCCAACGTTCTTGGAAACGACCTTATGGTGTTGGTCTGCTGGTAGGTGGCACTGATGAATCTGGAGCTCACCTCTATTACAATTGTCCCAGTGGGAACTACTTTGAATACCAGGCCTTTGCAATAGGATCCCGTTCACAAGCTGCAAAGACATACCTGGAACGCAGATTTGAGAATTTTTCGGACTCTTCAAGGGATGATTTGATCAAGGATGCTCTCATTGCAGTCAGAGAAACCCTACAAGGAGAAACACTCAAGAGTTCTATCTGCACTGTTGCTGTGTTAGGAGTTGATGAGGCATTCCATATACTGGATCAGGAAACCGTCCAAAAGTTGATTGATGCATTTGAGATTGTGGTTGAGACAGAGGCTGCTGCCGCCGAACCAGATGCTGCCGCCGAACCGGATGCTGCCGCTGAGGGGGGCGCTACTGGTGATGagggtgctgctgctgctgctgatgaaGGTGCGGCTCCAATGGAAATATGA